From a region of the Methanolobus tindarius DSM 2278 genome:
- a CDS encoding exodeoxyribonuclease VII small subunit: protein MARTRKSSEENTDVGKRQMSDLMSNSADSEKLGFEESLEELESLVEKLERGQMTLDESLGLFERGMKLARICNQKLSKAERKIEILIEENGNLKTETFIEE from the coding sequence ATGGCAAGAACTAGAAAAAGTTCTGAAGAAAACACAGATGTTGGGAAACGCCAGATGAGTGATCTTATGAGTAATTCGGCAGATTCAGAAAAACTGGGCTTTGAGGAGTCTCTTGAAGAACTAGAATCTCTGGTTGAGAAACTCGAACGAGGGCAAATGACTCTGGATGAGAGTCTGGGGCTATTTGAGCGTGGCATGAAACTTGCCAGGATATGCAACCAGAAGCTTTCAAAGGCTGAAAGGAAGATTGAGATTCTGATAGAAGAAAATGGTAATCTGAAGACTGAAACTTTTATTGAAGAATAA
- the purD gene encoding phosphoribosylamine--glycine ligase has protein sequence MNILVVGGGGREHAIVAAIERSRQDPSIYAVMSKKNPGIAALCEDYLLEKETNVEKVVEYAVSKNIELVVVGPEAPLSVGLADALEAEGISVASPKQKVAQLEFDKAWARNFMRNNNIAGCPVFDVFTDKDAMDAFIDELGNVAIKPAGLTGGKGVKVMGDQLPNLKAAKEYAASLLDMGSVVVEENLVGEEFTLQAFVDGKNLAFMPTVQDHKRAFENDLGPNTGGMGSYNAAGEILPFLTAEDVENSKQIMKDTIKALYKETGQEYKGTLYGQFMITNDGPKVIEFNARFGDPEAMNVLPLLESDYVDVLAAMASGTLDKVNVKFSSKATVCKYAVPAGYPDDPTKDREVTVGDIGDAILFYSSVYEKDGRVYTTGSRAVAVVGVADSIEKAEEIAQNALENLTGDLHYRNDIGKQFLIQRRIDHMNEIRGQ, from the coding sequence ATGAATATACTAGTAGTTGGTGGCGGCGGAAGAGAGCATGCTATCGTGGCAGCGATTGAGCGTAGCAGGCAAGACCCGTCCATCTATGCAGTGATGTCAAAGAAGAACCCAGGCATTGCTGCTCTTTGTGAAGATTATCTTCTTGAGAAGGAGACTAACGTTGAGAAGGTGGTCGAGTATGCTGTTTCTAAGAACATCGAACTTGTTGTAGTTGGTCCGGAAGCACCTCTTTCAGTGGGTCTTGCAGATGCCCTTGAAGCAGAAGGCATCAGCGTTGCAAGTCCTAAACAGAAGGTTGCACAGCTTGAGTTCGATAAGGCATGGGCACGCAACTTCATGAGGAACAACAATATTGCAGGGTGTCCTGTTTTTGATGTTTTCACTGATAAGGATGCAATGGATGCTTTCATCGATGAGCTTGGAAATGTTGCTATCAAGCCTGCCGGTCTTACAGGTGGTAAGGGTGTCAAGGTAATGGGCGACCAGTTACCGAACCTAAAGGCTGCAAAAGAGTATGCTGCAAGTCTTCTTGATATGGGAAGTGTTGTTGTTGAGGAGAACCTCGTTGGTGAGGAGTTCACACTTCAGGCTTTTGTTGATGGAAAAAACCTTGCTTTCATGCCAACAGTCCAGGATCATAAGAGAGCATTTGAGAATGACCTCGGACCAAACACCGGCGGAATGGGTTCATACAACGCAGCAGGTGAAATTCTTCCGTTCCTGACCGCTGAAGATGTTGAGAATTCAAAACAGATAATGAAGGATACCATCAAGGCACTTTATAAGGAAACCGGACAGGAGTACAAGGGAACACTCTACGGTCAGTTCATGATTACAAATGACGGTCCAAAGGTTATTGAGTTCAATGCACGTTTCGGTGACCCTGAGGCAATGAACGTACTGCCTCTGCTTGAGTCTGATTATGTTGATGTGCTGGCTGCAATGGCAAGCGGCACACTTGATAAGGTTAATGTGAAGTTCAGCAGCAAGGCAACAGTATGTAAGTATGCTGTTCCTGCAGGTTATCCTGATGACCCTACAAAGGACAGGGAAGTAACTGTGGGTGACATTGGTGATGCAATTCTTTTCTATTCAAGTGTTTATGAGAAGGATGGAAGGGTTTACACCACAGGTTCAAGGGCTGTTGCTGTTGTAGGTGTTGCTGATTCAATTGAAAAGGCAGAAGAGATAGCCCAGAATGCTCTGGAGAATCTTACCGGTGATCTTCATTACAGGAATGATATTGGTAAGCAGTTCCTTATCCAGAGGCGTATTGACCACATGAATGAAATACGCGGGCAATAG
- the ccsA gene encoding cytochrome c biogenesis protein CcsA codes for MNFGMILIWISFICGLGATFTSIKYYTSSDHKSGLLTKKLEMLCTLAITLSSIMLIIHLLGVNASYEYVYNHSSTDLSWFYRISAFWAGQQGSLLLWAWAILAMLMFVRYTGHTKEFAESKLMDITTMVTMAIVSVFLILLVIDNPFSAFRILPSGSIEPTNWNPFVTLYDVQYGQGMNPLLRNPWMAIHPPMLFLGYAAFTIPFVAAVANLITKDSRWTLISRDWMRIAWLFLTLGIGLGGFWAYEVLGWGAWYWTWDPVETSSLIPWITATAYLHAQSRSRYGEYGFLAPLLAIASFILVIFATFVTRSGIWASVHSWQDFTTEGLIIAIFLVILTGSSVILLGKRYLEEN; via the coding sequence TTGAATTTTGGAATGATACTTATATGGATATCCTTCATCTGCGGACTTGGAGCTACATTTACTTCAATAAAATATTATACAAGCTCTGACCACAAATCAGGATTACTGACAAAGAAGCTTGAAATGCTCTGCACGCTTGCTATCACGCTCTCATCAATTATGCTAATTATACACCTGCTTGGTGTGAATGCATCCTACGAATACGTGTATAATCATTCAAGTACCGATCTTTCATGGTTCTACCGCATTTCAGCATTCTGGGCAGGCCAGCAGGGCTCCCTTCTGCTCTGGGCATGGGCAATTCTTGCAATGCTTATGTTTGTGCGTTACACCGGCCACACAAAGGAGTTTGCAGAATCAAAACTAATGGACATTACCACAATGGTAACAATGGCAATTGTATCTGTATTCCTGATACTGCTTGTAATAGACAATCCATTTTCAGCTTTCAGGATTCTGCCCTCAGGTTCCATAGAACCAACTAACTGGAATCCTTTTGTCACACTCTACGATGTACAATACGGCCAGGGAATGAATCCTCTCCTGAGAAACCCATGGATGGCTATCCATCCTCCAATGCTTTTCCTGGGCTATGCAGCATTTACCATTCCTTTTGTAGCTGCTGTTGCTAACTTAATCACAAAAGACAGCCGCTGGACCTTAATCTCAAGAGACTGGATGAGAATTGCATGGCTTTTCCTTACACTTGGAATAGGTCTTGGAGGTTTCTGGGCATACGAAGTTCTCGGATGGGGAGCATGGTACTGGACATGGGACCCTGTAGAAACATCTTCACTAATACCATGGATAACTGCCACAGCATATCTTCACGCACAATCACGTTCAAGATATGGAGAATACGGATTCCTGGCACCATTGCTTGCTATTGCATCTTTCATACTTGTTATATTTGCAACCTTTGTCACAAGAAGTGGTATATGGGCCTCTGTGCACTCATGGCAGGATTTCACAACAGAGGGACTCATCATAGCAATTTTCCTTGTGATTCTCACCGGAAGCAGCGTTATACTTCTTGGTAAGAGATACCTGGAAGAAAACTGA
- a CDS encoding CDP-2,3-bis-(O-geranylgeranyl)-sn-glycerol synthase, with translation MIEIIITAVWLMLPAYLPNSMAAVFGGGRPIDGGRTMSDGRRMLGDGKTWRGLIAGTICGMLLGLLQMYYLSRSSSIFGVELPSFGEGMGALLVIFTLSFGSLLGDMSMSYFKRRMGYKRGAALPGVDQLDFVMGAWLLTLIASPAWFLGNFTSGIVLTLLIITPLLHFVTNVVGYFIGVKNEPW, from the coding sequence TTGATAGAGATAATCATCACTGCTGTGTGGCTGATGCTTCCTGCTTACCTTCCAAATTCTATGGCTGCTGTTTTTGGTGGTGGCCGTCCTATAGATGGTGGCAGAACGATGTCTGATGGACGTCGCATGCTTGGAGATGGGAAAACCTGGCGCGGTCTTATTGCAGGTACAATATGCGGAATGTTACTGGGCCTGTTACAGATGTATTATCTTAGCAGAAGCAGCAGCATATTTGGTGTTGAACTGCCATCCTTCGGGGAAGGTATGGGTGCGCTGCTTGTGATATTCACCCTTTCATTCGGCTCGCTTCTGGGTGATATGTCCATGAGTTACTTCAAACGCAGGATGGGGTACAAGAGAGGTGCCGCCCTTCCAGGTGTTGACCAACTTGATTTTGTCATGGGTGCATGGCTACTGACATTGATTGCTTCACCTGCATGGTTTTTGGGTAATTTCACTTCCGGCATTGTCCTTACTTTGCTCATCATAACTCCTCTGTTACATTTTGTGACAAACGTTGTTGGTTATTTCATCGGGGTAAAAAATGAGCCCTGGTGA
- a CDS encoding cytochrome c-type biogenesis CcmF C-terminal domain-containing protein, which yields MKNKIPNLTNSNTMLATVVTFLLLATIITMGMLTPLIAKLVNGVDLSLESAYFNNRSAIPVAALVLLLSTCMLTGYADKKYVIPVVAGSALLSIIFAVISPFGNTPIDISLPILIVALLATFYRIYNMIMSRKNAATKEMIRKISAHVIHIGILMILLGIVLSSNMKMEGSAILSSDSNEIISFGGQHYQLKMNSMNSYYSGEAFRSYPASSYTTEVIFDIYKDGSYFKSGKVNYITDFKWGQTYTTTYINRGLTEELFIAPRAIDESAGEIDLYMRTVPFINCLWGGIYLMVIGIAVLLFTDRGKKEKMSHSTSTASEKIRPDTADNEDKYDRMLQQEIKKRKTKRMKDKR from the coding sequence ATGAAAAACAAAATACCAAACCTGACAAACAGTAATACCATGCTTGCGACTGTTGTCACTTTTCTCTTACTGGCAACTATCATCACAATGGGGATGCTAACCCCACTTATCGCGAAGCTCGTAAACGGCGTGGACCTGAGCCTTGAGTCTGCATATTTTAACAACCGGTCTGCAATTCCTGTTGCTGCACTGGTACTGCTTCTGAGCACTTGCATGCTCACAGGTTATGCAGATAAAAAATACGTGATTCCGGTAGTAGCGGGTTCAGCATTGCTTTCAATTATTTTTGCAGTGATATCACCATTTGGAAATACTCCTATCGATATTTCCCTGCCAATACTGATAGTAGCCCTGCTGGCAACCTTTTATCGCATATATAATATGATAATGAGCAGAAAGAATGCTGCAACTAAAGAAATGATCAGGAAAATCAGCGCACATGTAATTCACATTGGGATACTGATGATCCTGCTTGGAATAGTCCTTAGTTCCAATATGAAAATGGAAGGTTCTGCAATCCTAAGTTCAGATTCCAATGAAATCATAAGCTTTGGTGGACAACACTACCAACTTAAGATGAACAGCATGAACTCATACTACAGCGGAGAAGCTTTCAGGAGCTATCCTGCATCATCTTACACTACTGAGGTTATTTTTGATATTTACAAGGATGGCAGTTATTTTAAGAGTGGTAAAGTGAACTATATCACCGATTTCAAATGGGGACAGACATACACAACCACTTACATAAATCGCGGACTCACCGAGGAACTTTTCATCGCTCCAAGAGCTATTGATGAATCTGCCGGTGAAATTGATCTTTACATGAGAACTGTCCCATTCATTAACTGTCTCTGGGGAGGCATCTACCTCATGGTAATAGGCATTGCTGTCCTTCTGTTTACTGATCGTGGAAAAAAAGAAAAAATGAGTCATTCCACCAGCACCGCATCAGAAAAAATTCGTCCTGATACCGCAGATAATGAAGACAAATACGACCGCATGCTTCAGCAGGAAATAAAGAAGCGTAAAACAAAAAGAATGAAGGACAAGAGGTGA
- the pyrE gene encoding orotate phosphoribosyltransferase, with protein MSHGNGKRTLIDALKACGAVKFGDFTLASGKKSSYYIDIKKASTDPKTLKIIAKEAGKVIKDMNLDAVGGVVLGGVPLATAVSMETELPLILIRKSEKEYGTGGRFVGDFQEGSKILLLEDVTTSGGSVMDAIVAIREAGAVVDSVITVVDRESGAEKSLSDIGVKLVPLVRASDLI; from the coding sequence ATGTCTCACGGGAATGGCAAACGTACATTAATTGATGCATTAAAGGCATGTGGTGCAGTCAAATTTGGTGACTTCACACTTGCTTCCGGAAAGAAGAGCAGCTATTATATTGATATTAAAAAGGCAAGCACTGATCCTAAAACCCTGAAAATTATAGCAAAGGAAGCAGGAAAGGTCATTAAGGATATGAATCTCGATGCTGTTGGCGGTGTTGTGCTTGGTGGCGTTCCACTTGCAACAGCGGTTTCAATGGAGACTGAGCTTCCTCTGATTCTTATTCGTAAGTCTGAGAAAGAATATGGTACTGGTGGACGCTTTGTTGGTGATTTCCAGGAAGGTTCAAAGATATTGCTTCTTGAAGATGTAACTACCAGTGGCGGTTCTGTAATGGACGCTATTGTGGCAATTCGTGAAGCAGGGGCTGTTGTTGACAGTGTAATCACTGTTGTTGACCGTGAGTCCGGGGCAGAGAAAAGCCTGAGTGATATAGGTGTGAAACTTGTCCCTCTTGTCAGGGCAAGTGATCTCATCTGA
- the argF gene encoding ornithine carbamoyltransferase, producing the protein MKHLISMADLTHDEINELLDMAEDLKEKRLRGKVTDLLKNKSLGMIFEKSSTRTRVSFEVAMCDLGGHALYLNARDMQLGRGETVGDTSEVLSRYLYAIIARVYSHETVKQLAENSSIPVINALSDKEHPCQILADLLTIREYKSKIAGLKYAWVGDGNNVCNSAIIGGALMDMEVAVACPPGYEPDEDIVELARELGGNITITNDPSEAVKDADILYADVWVSMGDEEEREKRLKDLAPYQINTELVEQAKPDVIVMHCLPAHRGEEISAEVMDGPHSVVFDQAENRLHAQKALLMKMMA; encoded by the coding sequence ATGAAGCACCTGATTTCAATGGCAGACCTGACTCATGATGAGATCAATGAGTTACTCGATATGGCGGAGGACCTTAAGGAAAAACGCCTGAGAGGTAAGGTCACAGACCTGCTAAAGAATAAGAGTCTCGGCATGATTTTCGAAAAGTCATCTACACGTACCCGTGTGTCTTTTGAGGTTGCGATGTGTGACCTTGGAGGGCATGCTCTCTATCTTAACGCTAGGGATATGCAGCTTGGCAGAGGCGAGACTGTAGGCGATACTTCCGAGGTTCTTTCAAGATATCTTTATGCTATTATTGCAAGGGTCTATAGCCATGAGACGGTGAAACAACTGGCGGAAAATTCCTCAATTCCAGTTATTAATGCACTTTCGGATAAGGAACACCCATGCCAGATTCTTGCTGACCTCCTCACTATCCGCGAATACAAGAGTAAGATAGCCGGCCTGAAATATGCGTGGGTTGGTGACGGAAATAATGTTTGTAATTCTGCTATTATTGGCGGTGCCCTTATGGATATGGAAGTTGCGGTTGCATGTCCTCCCGGATATGAGCCGGATGAGGACATTGTTGAGCTTGCAAGGGAACTTGGCGGAAATATTACTATCACCAATGACCCGTCTGAAGCTGTAAAAGATGCAGATATCCTTTATGCTGATGTGTGGGTTTCTATGGGCGATGAGGAGGAGCGCGAGAAGCGCCTGAAAGACCTTGCACCATACCAGATAAATACTGAACTGGTGGAGCAGGCTAAACCTGATGTCATTGTTATGCACTGTCTCCCTGCACACCGCGGTGAAGAGATTAGCGCAGAGGTCATGGACGGTCCTCATTCAGTTGTCTTTGACCAGGCAGAGAACCGCCTGCACGCTCAGAAAGCTCTCCTTATGAAAATGATGGCATGA
- a CDS encoding methyltransferase domain-containing protein, which translates to MKKGFDGEKYEKFSAPQQEWGSKVMNELGLKGGEHILDLGCGNGLLSSKLAEKVPNGKVIGIDSSSSMLEQAEKHKTGNLEFLLCDITDLGFENEFDVVFSNAALHWVKDHSLALGHIYQSMKNSAIMRAQFAGEGNCLNLASILQDAMSSPEFKDDFSLFKWPWYMPGVEEYEHLLAESGFEDIRVWMENADRNFPDEESYVGWIDHPGLVPFISHLPEDRAALFRDHVVREAKKIAVQEDGTYFEYFRRLNVYAVKK; encoded by the coding sequence GTGAAAAAAGGATTTGATGGTGAGAAGTACGAGAAGTTCTCGGCACCACAGCAAGAGTGGGGCAGCAAAGTAATGAATGAGCTTGGCCTGAAAGGCGGAGAGCATATCCTTGATCTTGGTTGTGGCAATGGTCTTCTCAGCTCTAAACTTGCAGAAAAGGTTCCAAATGGAAAAGTAATTGGCATTGACAGTTCTTCTTCCATGCTTGAACAGGCAGAGAAACACAAAACTGGCAACCTGGAGTTTTTACTGTGCGATATTACTGATTTGGGATTTGAAAATGAGTTCGATGTTGTGTTCTCAAATGCTGCTCTTCACTGGGTGAAAGATCATTCTCTGGCTCTGGGACACATATACCAGTCAATGAAAAATAGTGCTATCATGAGAGCACAGTTTGCCGGTGAAGGTAATTGTCTGAACCTTGCTTCAATTCTTCAGGATGCAATGTCTTCTCCAGAATTCAAAGATGATTTCAGTTTATTCAAGTGGCCCTGGTATATGCCCGGTGTAGAAGAATACGAACATTTGCTTGCAGAATCAGGTTTTGAGGATATTCGTGTCTGGATGGAGAACGCTGATCGCAATTTTCCGGATGAAGAATCCTATGTTGGATGGATAGACCATCCAGGACTTGTTCCATTTATCTCCCATCTACCGGAGGATAGGGCTGCGCTTTTCAGGGACCATGTTGTCAGAGAAGCAAAGAAGATTGCTGTGCAGGAAGATGGGACGTATTTTGAGTATTTCCGCCGTCTAAATGTATATGCGGTAAAAAAGTAA
- the xseA gene encoding exodeoxyribonuclease VII large subunit, giving the protein MGIYTVSQLNEHIKKVLTSDPQLSQVWVRGEISNLTKHSSGHHYFTLKDGNAQISCVSFRMTNRTLKFEPESSMKVLVFGTVDVYTVRGQYQLRVLDMRPDGIGELYKAYEQLRNRLQEEGLFDVVHKKKIPQYPSKIGVITSPTGAAIHDILHVLRRRFPVDILLSPAIVQGENSAESIVKALEYLNRTDVDMIILGRGGGSLEDLWSFNEEVVARAIFESGIPVISAVGHETDYTISDFVADVRAPTPSAAAEIAVPEKTDLNKHVESMILRMQQAAIHLIADKRHHVGYLYSRIEPERFVEILRRDMQRVDELSSRIEMAFGRAMESRHASLSGLAGRLNAVSPLNTLERGYSIALKSENHAVIRSVGDVKTDDSVDVRLMDGTLECKVMGTRSEKGNNCNGANRNGNG; this is encoded by the coding sequence ATGGGTATATACACCGTATCACAGCTAAATGAGCACATAAAAAAGGTTCTTACAAGCGATCCACAACTATCTCAAGTGTGGGTTCGCGGTGAAATATCGAACCTTACTAAACATAGCTCCGGTCATCATTATTTCACTCTGAAGGATGGAAACGCACAGATAAGCTGCGTAAGTTTCAGGATGACCAACAGGACACTTAAATTCGAACCTGAGTCTTCGATGAAAGTCCTTGTATTCGGAACTGTTGACGTTTACACTGTCCGTGGCCAGTATCAGCTCAGGGTTCTTGATATGCGTCCTGATGGAATCGGTGAGCTTTACAAGGCATACGAACAGCTCAGGAACAGGTTACAGGAAGAAGGTTTGTTCGATGTGGTGCACAAGAAGAAGATTCCTCAGTATCCTTCAAAGATTGGTGTAATTACGTCACCCACCGGGGCAGCAATCCATGATATACTTCACGTACTAAGGCGCAGGTTCCCTGTGGATATCCTGCTAAGTCCGGCGATAGTGCAGGGTGAAAATTCCGCAGAGAGCATTGTAAAAGCTCTTGAATATCTAAACCGGACTGATGTAGATATGATTATCCTGGGGAGGGGTGGTGGTTCTCTGGAAGACCTGTGGTCTTTTAATGAAGAGGTAGTTGCAAGGGCTATATTTGAATCCGGGATTCCTGTAATATCGGCTGTGGGTCATGAAACGGATTATACAATATCAGATTTTGTGGCAGATGTACGGGCCCCAACGCCATCAGCAGCAGCCGAAATTGCAGTTCCTGAAAAGACTGACCTGAATAAACACGTAGAATCTATGATATTACGTATGCAGCAGGCTGCAATACATCTTATTGCTGATAAGCGGCATCATGTTGGCTATCTTTATTCGCGTATAGAGCCGGAAAGATTTGTGGAGATCCTGAGACGGGATATGCAGAGGGTTGATGAACTAAGTTCCCGCATAGAGATGGCTTTTGGAAGAGCAATGGAATCCAGGCATGCTTCACTTAGCGGACTTGCAGGCAGGCTGAATGCAGTAAGTCCTCTGAACACTCTTGAACGTGGTTACAGTATTGCTTTGAAAAGTGAGAATCATGCTGTGATCAGAAGTGTTGGTGATGTGAAGACTGATGATTCGGTCGATGTAAGACTAATGGATGGTACTCTTGAGTGCAAAGTAATGGGTACTAGGTCAGAGAAGGGAAATAATTGCAATGGCGCTAACAGAAATGGTAATGGCTGA